One window of Pirellulales bacterium genomic DNA carries:
- a CDS encoding molybdopterin-dependent oxidoreductase has product MTETERFLAEHTALTRRYFLRLGIGSAAIVLVPGRSRAEDKNDAAAGEKAAPPFTRLDSYLTPPDDFEDISRGDPVPHTLSEERKRAVGLTRDTWQLEVISDPDNPVTLRKPLSREKGTAIDFATLMSIAEKSAVRFPKIMTCLNLGCPLGMGIWEGVPLRELIWLTKPNDALRRVFYYGYHNDDPKQIFRSSLPIGRVLEDPFDLPPVILCYKVNGQWLSGERGGPVRIVVPEAYGFKCVKWITHVVLTNLAGANDTYANENNDIDSPLKTFAATISAPRKIKAGESTPLSGYAQVGIGGLSKVQFWLQPEAEELPAGDPYFAAAPWTDAEILPAPKRWGGGIADDRIPAGTYGFDDASGEPRSWPMRLTKVHWAALVPPLAPGKYTLRCRAVDAAGHGQPMPRPFRKSGHAAIEQVAVVVQ; this is encoded by the coding sequence ATGACGGAAACCGAACGATTCCTGGCTGAGCATACCGCGCTGACGCGGCGCTATTTTCTGCGCTTGGGAATCGGCAGCGCTGCCATCGTGCTTGTGCCAGGCCGTTCTCGTGCAGAGGACAAGAACGACGCCGCGGCCGGCGAGAAGGCCGCGCCCCCGTTCACCCGGCTCGATAGCTACCTGACCCCGCCCGACGACTTCGAAGACATTTCTCGCGGCGATCCGGTGCCACACACCCTTTCGGAAGAAAGGAAACGCGCCGTCGGGCTGACGCGCGACACCTGGCAGTTGGAAGTGATTTCCGATCCCGACAACCCTGTCACGCTGCGCAAGCCGCTTTCGCGCGAGAAGGGAACCGCGATCGACTTCGCGACCCTGATGAGCATCGCCGAAAAATCGGCCGTGCGCTTCCCCAAGATCATGACGTGCCTGAACCTGGGCTGCCCGCTGGGGATGGGTATTTGGGAAGGAGTGCCACTGCGGGAACTGATATGGTTGACCAAGCCGAACGATGCGTTACGCCGCGTTTTCTATTACGGCTACCACAACGACGATCCGAAGCAGATTTTTCGCAGCTCGCTGCCGATCGGCCGCGTCCTGGAAGACCCGTTCGATCTGCCGCCGGTGATCTTGTGCTACAAGGTGAACGGCCAGTGGCTCTCGGGCGAGCGAGGCGGACCGGTGCGGATCGTCGTGCCTGAGGCGTACGGCTTCAAATGCGTGAAGTGGATCACGCACGTGGTCCTCACCAACCTGGCCGGCGCGAACGATACGTACGCCAACGAAAACAACGACATCGACAGCCCGCTGAAGACATTCGCCGCCACGATCTCGGCCCCGCGGAAGATCAAAGCGGGCGAGTCGACGCCGCTGTCGGGCTATGCCCAGGTGGGGATCGGTGGCTTGTCGAAGGTGCAATTCTGGCTGCAGCCGGAAGCCGAGGAGTTACCGGCCGGCGATCCCTATTTCGCGGCGGCCCCGTGGACTGATGCGGAGATTTTGCCGGCGCCCAAGCGCTGGGGGGGCGGAATTGCCGACGATCGCATCCCGGCCGGCACGTATGGCTTCGACGATGCGAGCGGCGAACCACGATCATGGCCGATGCGGCTGACCAAAGTCCATTGGGCTGCACTCGTCCCACCGCTTGCGCCCGGCAAGTACACTCTGCGATGCCGCGCGGTCGACGCCGCGGGACACGGCCAGCCCATGCCGCGCCCGTTTCGCAAGTCGGGCCATGCCGCAATCGAACAGGTGGCGGTCGTCGTCCAATGA
- a CDS encoding DUF1549 and DUF1553 domain-containing protein, with amino-acid sequence MRMGAAPLLCCLFGTAIVWGIDAARAEEAKSETSATAPVEPTISVSERDHWAYRPLAKNEAPAVDDARWNQNPIDRFLKAEMQRRGVEPLPAVGAVTLLRRVSLDLTGLPPTPEQIDAFLADHSPQAYEGLVDHLLASPAYGERWAQHWLDLARFAETDGFEFDSVRPNAWRYRDWVIDALNRDLPFDEFVRLQIAGDELSTAPEAAVATGFLLCGPDMPDLNLQEERRHQVLNEMTATVGATILGLQIGCAQCHDHKYDPLTQYDFYRLRAFFEPLELFRDLPIPTAAEATARQTAEAAWTDEDHRAEKRRRELEELGRKRARDKNPDEPPNAEQIVAELNDAERGEHAEIVERLRSLPPLPVLPLGRVARQGEARPAHLYLRGDFRQPGPTVNPGYPQLFNVVLNSSIAKDSSASATSRADLARWLTSPENPLTARVIVNRVWQGHFGAGLTESASDFGVMGIEPSHPELLDWLARTLIEDGWSLKALHRRIVTSEAYQTASGPFDPEWTDEERRAADTIWQASTAHDSLNHSLWHRRRTRLDGETLRDCMLSAGERLSSRRGGPGVRPPLPAEVTISLLKDQWVESPDEEDHRRRSIYLFVRRNLRYPLFDVFDRPDTNASCPRRHESTTAPQSLVLLNSEFSRECAQHLAVSIARRDADPATWADRAYLRVFNRHATADEGRAASEFLGRQAALLETDTGVATQEGSGSTAGVTTTRMAALADLCLALFNANEFVYVD; translated from the coding sequence ATGAGAATGGGCGCGGCCCCCCTGCTCTGCTGCCTGTTTGGCACGGCCATCGTGTGGGGAATTGACGCCGCGCGCGCCGAGGAAGCCAAAAGCGAAACCAGCGCGACCGCGCCCGTCGAGCCAACCATCTCCGTCTCGGAGCGCGATCATTGGGCGTATCGTCCGCTGGCCAAGAACGAAGCGCCGGCTGTCGACGATGCACGCTGGAATCAGAACCCGATCGATCGATTTCTTAAAGCCGAGATGCAGCGCCGCGGGGTCGAACCGCTGCCGGCCGTGGGGGCAGTAACGCTGCTGCGGCGCGTAAGCTTGGACCTGACCGGCCTGCCGCCGACGCCCGAACAGATCGACGCGTTTCTGGCCGATCATTCGCCGCAGGCTTATGAAGGGCTTGTCGACCACCTGCTGGCTTCGCCCGCGTACGGCGAGCGTTGGGCCCAGCACTGGCTCGACCTGGCGCGCTTTGCCGAAACCGATGGCTTCGAATTCGACTCCGTCCGGCCCAATGCCTGGCGCTACCGCGATTGGGTGATCGACGCCTTGAACCGCGACTTGCCCTTCGACGAATTCGTTCGACTGCAGATCGCGGGGGACGAACTGTCGACCGCGCCCGAGGCGGCCGTGGCGACCGGCTTTCTCCTGTGCGGCCCGGACATGCCTGACCTGAACTTGCAGGAAGAGCGTCGCCACCAGGTGTTGAACGAGATGACGGCCACGGTCGGGGCAACGATCCTGGGCTTGCAGATCGGCTGCGCTCAGTGCCACGACCATAAGTACGATCCGCTGACGCAATATGATTTTTATCGATTGCGAGCGTTTTTCGAGCCCTTGGAATTGTTTCGCGACTTGCCTATCCCGACGGCGGCAGAGGCCACTGCGCGACAAACCGCCGAAGCCGCCTGGACCGATGAGGACCACCGTGCCGAGAAGCGGCGCCGAGAGCTGGAGGAGTTGGGCCGCAAACGAGCACGCGACAAAAATCCCGACGAGCCGCCGAACGCCGAGCAAATCGTCGCCGAGTTGAACGACGCGGAGCGCGGCGAGCATGCCGAGATCGTCGAACGTCTGCGATCGCTCCCGCCATTGCCTGTCCTGCCGCTAGGTCGGGTCGCCCGCCAGGGAGAAGCGCGACCGGCGCATTTGTATCTGCGCGGCGATTTCCGCCAGCCGGGCCCGACGGTAAACCCGGGCTATCCGCAGTTGTTTAATGTCGTCCTCAACAGCTCGATCGCAAAGGACAGCTCGGCGTCGGCCACCTCGCGCGCGGACCTGGCTCGCTGGCTCACGAGCCCCGAGAACCCGCTCACCGCCCGCGTAATCGTGAATCGCGTCTGGCAGGGACATTTCGGCGCCGGCCTGACCGAATCGGCGAGCGATTTCGGGGTAATGGGCATCGAACCAAGCCATCCTGAGCTGCTCGATTGGCTGGCCCGCACTTTGATCGAAGATGGTTGGAGCCTGAAGGCGCTGCACCGACGGATCGTGACATCGGAAGCGTACCAAACGGCGAGCGGCCCCTTTGATCCCGAGTGGACCGACGAGGAGCGCCGCGCCGCGGATACGATCTGGCAAGCCTCGACCGCGCACGATTCGCTCAACCATTCGCTCTGGCATCGGCGACGGACGCGCCTGGATGGCGAAACGCTGCGCGATTGCATGCTCTCGGCCGGCGAGCGATTGTCGTCGCGCCGCGGCGGGCCGGGCGTGCGGCCTCCATTGCCGGCGGAAGTGACCATCTCGCTCTTGAAAGATCAATGGGTCGAAAGCCCCGACGAGGAAGACCATCGGCGACGCAGCATCTATTTGTTCGTACGTCGCAACCTGCGCTATCCATTGTTCGATGTGTTCGATCGGCCCGATACGAATGCCAGTTGCCCGCGGCGGCATGAGTCGACCACCGCGCCGCAGTCTCTGGTGCTATTGAATTCGGAGTTCAGCCGGGAATGCGCGCAGCATCTGGCCGTCTCGATCGCCCGCCGCGACGCCGATCCGGCGACCTGGGCCGACCGGGCGTACCTGCGCGTCTTCAACCGGCACGCGACGGCCGACGAAGGGCGCGCGGCCAGTGAATTCCTCGGCCGGCAGGCCGCGCTATTGGAAACCGACACAGGCGTTGCGACGCAAGAGGGAAGTGGAAGTACGGCCGGCGTGACAACCACCCGGATGGCAGCGCTCGCCGATCTGTGCCTGGCCCTCTTCAACGCCAACGAGTTCGTTTATGTAGACTAG
- a CDS encoding VOC family protein produces the protein MSGKPRAIPEGFHTLTVYLSVADSSKAIDFYKRAFGAVERYRLPGPNGKGIGHAEITIGDTIVMLADECDMGLAKSPKTLAGNTAGLCLYVEDADAAFDRAVKAGAIVNRPMKTQFYGDRSGTVTDPDGYHWTVMTHVEDVSPEEMMRRIQAM, from the coding sequence ATGTCCGGTAAGCCGCGAGCGATCCCCGAAGGGTTCCACACACTGACCGTTTACCTGTCGGTCGCCGACTCGTCGAAGGCAATCGACTTTTACAAACGGGCCTTTGGCGCCGTCGAGCGTTATCGGTTGCCAGGCCCGAACGGCAAGGGAATCGGCCATGCCGAGATCACGATCGGCGACACGATCGTCATGCTGGCCGATGAGTGCGATATGGGATTGGCCAAATCTCCCAAAACTCTCGCCGGCAACACGGCCGGCCTGTGCCTGTACGTCGAGGATGCCGACGCGGCGTTCGATCGCGCCGTGAAAGCCGGGGCAATCGTCAACCGCCCCATGAAGACGCAATTCTATGGCGATCGCTCCGGCACCGTGACCGATCCCGACGGCTATCACTGGACCGTCATGACGCACGTTGAGGATGTCTCGCCCGAGGAAATGATGCGCCGTATCCAGGCGATGTGA
- a CDS encoding PLP-dependent transferase produces MSAGDRGTGGAQSSTLAARQLSPLRNSTTAGDIAALVDEQLAHFGIAASSDFGRSLASIARRLYECHGDIESLWQATLSSIGQLDRADRIAYFNAAKFLSFQFAKLLDMLQAPSRRSYQSLDYAPATQYAKGPYAVFDNVTAIFSANPVIARTATYIYACAEWIADAFQGKELLLEIYSRLLNPTSVSLANYIVDLEAGPYTADYFAWNFNSGMAAIDGVLAHLLGAGDILITSRNIYGGAHQLIHDWYAKPGNLEIAVATFDGYTADDFLACWQQARTTYADRLKAGRRSYVYLESPCNPHGYVLDVPGICRAAHREGLRVMLDATVGTPFLSRPLQREDPTERPDFVIHSYTKDLSGTGTVVAGVVIGRNVDMFIPKGESVGEVSWRDTLFWNVYYVKGAFLNADAAFEVLQGIRTLENRMLAKCINTTILARFLDAHPAIAVHCNALPEDENSKLRESEMFLGLPAPLFTIDFEQAGIPRAAFQRFFDNLSPTFGHMISLGQSNTIISCPALTTHSELPPEELARTGILATTIRFAVGDEDPRDLLAHLVETAKITIDPAVPGFSSQLPDQAAAAALVRDCYLDVHRRYIEAKCGPKA; encoded by the coding sequence ATGTCCGCAGGCGACCGTGGAACAGGCGGCGCGCAATCTTCAACTTTGGCGGCACGGCAACTATCGCCGCTACGCAATTCGACGACGGCCGGTGATATTGCGGCGTTGGTTGACGAGCAGCTCGCCCACTTCGGCATCGCGGCGTCGAGCGATTTTGGCCGATCGCTGGCCAGCATTGCTCGCCGGCTGTACGAATGCCACGGCGACATCGAATCGCTTTGGCAGGCGACGCTATCCTCGATCGGACAGTTGGATCGCGCGGATCGGATTGCGTATTTCAACGCGGCCAAATTTCTGTCGTTCCAGTTCGCCAAGCTGCTCGACATGCTGCAGGCGCCGTCACGCCGCAGCTATCAGAGCCTCGACTACGCGCCGGCCACGCAGTACGCCAAGGGTCCGTACGCGGTCTTCGACAATGTGACGGCGATCTTTTCAGCCAACCCCGTGATCGCCCGCACGGCCACGTACATTTACGCCTGTGCCGAGTGGATTGCCGACGCCTTCCAGGGCAAAGAGCTTCTTCTTGAGATTTACTCCCGGCTCTTGAACCCCACGTCGGTGTCGCTGGCGAATTACATTGTCGATCTCGAAGCTGGTCCCTACACGGCCGACTACTTCGCCTGGAATTTCAACAGCGGCATGGCGGCTATCGACGGTGTCTTAGCCCACCTGCTCGGCGCCGGCGATATCCTCATCACCAGCCGGAACATCTACGGCGGCGCGCATCAATTGATTCACGACTGGTACGCGAAGCCGGGCAACCTGGAAATCGCGGTCGCCACGTTCGACGGCTATACGGCCGATGATTTCCTGGCCTGCTGGCAGCAAGCGCGCACGACGTATGCCGACCGCCTGAAGGCCGGCCGCCGCTCGTATGTTTATCTGGAAAGCCCCTGCAATCCGCACGGCTACGTGCTCGACGTGCCTGGCATCTGCCGCGCGGCGCACCGCGAAGGTCTGCGCGTCATGCTCGACGCCACGGTCGGCACACCGTTTCTCAGCCGCCCGCTGCAACGCGAAGACCCGACCGAGCGCCCCGATTTTGTCATCCACAGCTACACGAAGGATCTGTCCGGCACCGGCACGGTCGTGGCCGGCGTGGTGATCGGGCGCAACGTGGATATGTTCATCCCCAAGGGGGAATCCGTCGGCGAGGTCTCTTGGCGGGACACGCTTTTCTGGAACGTCTACTACGTGAAAGGTGCCTTCCTCAACGCCGACGCGGCATTCGAGGTCTTGCAAGGCATCCGCACGCTCGAAAACCGGATGCTGGCCAAGTGCATCAACACAACGATCCTAGCCCGGTTCTTGGACGCTCATCCGGCCATCGCCGTGCATTGCAACGCCCTACCTGAAGACGAAAACTCGAAACTGCGCGAGTCGGAAATGTTCCTCGGCTTGCCGGCCCCCTTGTTCACGATCGATTTCGAGCAGGCCGGCATCCCGCGCGCCGCCTTCCAACGCTTCTTCGACAACCTCTCCCCGACGTTCGGGCATATGATCAGCCTGGGCCAGTCGAACACGATCATCAGTTGCCCGGCGCTGACGACGCACTCTGAATTGCCGCCCGAGGAACTGGCCCGCACCGGCATCCTGGCGACGACCATTCGATTTGCCGTCGGCGACGAAGACCCGCGGGACCTGCTCGCGCACCTGGTCGAAACGGCCAAGATCACGATCGATCCGGCCGTGCCCGGCTTTTCCAGCCAGCTTCCGGACCAGGCGGCGGCCGCGGCGCTCGTGCGTGATTGCTACCTCGACGTGCATCGCCGGTATATCGAAGCCAAGTGCGGGCCGAAAGCCTAA
- the queC gene encoding 7-cyano-7-deazaguanine synthase QueC has translation MPRAAVLLLSGGLDSTTAGAIARAEGFELAALSFDYGQRHKHELASAQRVAAALGIKRHAILRIDLAQFGHSALTADIPVPKERSAGAISHGIPVTYVPARNTVFLSLALAFAETLPAADIFLGVNALDYSGYPDCRPEYIEAFEGVANLATKAGVEGTLKFKIHAPLIQMTKAQIIRRGHELGVDYALTHSCYDPSATGRPCGRCDSCQLRLKGFAEAGLVDPLEYET, from the coding sequence ATGCCACGAGCGGCTGTTCTGTTGCTTTCCGGTGGGCTCGATTCAACGACGGCCGGGGCCATCGCCCGGGCCGAAGGGTTCGAGCTGGCCGCGCTGTCGTTTGACTATGGCCAGCGGCACAAGCATGAACTTGCGTCGGCCCAGCGCGTGGCGGCAGCTTTGGGCATCAAGCGGCACGCCATTTTGCGAATCGATCTGGCGCAATTCGGTCATAGCGCGCTGACGGCCGATATCCCGGTTCCGAAGGAACGATCCGCTGGCGCCATCTCGCACGGCATACCAGTGACGTATGTGCCGGCCCGGAATACGGTGTTCTTATCGCTGGCGCTGGCCTTTGCCGAAACGCTGCCGGCTGCCGATATTTTCCTGGGCGTCAACGCGCTCGACTACTCGGGCTATCCCGATTGCCGGCCGGAATATATCGAGGCCTTTGAGGGAGTAGCGAACCTGGCGACAAAGGCCGGCGTCGAGGGTACGCTGAAGTTCAAGATTCATGCCCCGCTCATCCAAATGACCAAGGCCCAGATCATTCGCCGCGGTCACGAGCTGGGCGTGGACTATGCGCTAACCCATAGCTGCTACGACCCGAGTGCGACGGGGCGTCCGTGCGGCCGCTGCGACTCGTGCCAGTTAAGGCTCAAGGGGTTTGCCGAAGCTGGGCTCGTGGATCCGCTGGAGTACGAAACGTGA
- a CDS encoding DUF1501 domain-containing protein produces the protein MSRSASSFPPKQSRRRFLAQAGGGFGAIALASLLDRHTPLRAANTSPVDPLAPRAPHFAPRAKRVIYLFMHGGPSHVDLFDPKPELARNAGKPLPESVGPVMTRRKVAQNPLLGPVVPFRPRGQSGLEISDFLPHIAEHADQLCVLRGCHGDSVNHPQSVYQMNTGSILMGRPSLGSWITYGLGTENDSLPAFVVLADPGGGVKGGPPAWGNGYLPATFQGTTFRTGSTPIVDLRPPAAMSTAEQRGMLDYLRTINARHAQERQHDSALEARIAAYELAYRMQSAAPDVVDLARETAETQALYGIGERATDEFGRRCLLARRMVERGVRFVQLYSGDTNGWDAHNDVVKNHGEYCRKTDKPVAGLLTDLRRRGLLDETLVIWGGEFGRMPMSEQGKGRDHNPWGYSIWLAGGGVRGGFAYGATDPFGLRAAEGKVHVHDLHATVLHLLGLNHESLTFLHNGREERLTDVAGRVVKEVLA, from the coding sequence GTGTCGCGCAGCGCATCGTCATTTCCGCCGAAACAATCGCGCCGCCGCTTTCTTGCACAAGCCGGCGGTGGGTTCGGCGCGATCGCGCTCGCGTCACTGCTTGATCGCCACACGCCGCTGCGTGCCGCCAATACTTCGCCGGTCGACCCGCTCGCTCCGCGGGCGCCGCATTTCGCGCCCCGCGCCAAGCGCGTGATTTACCTCTTCATGCACGGCGGGCCGAGCCACGTCGATCTGTTCGATCCCAAGCCGGAGCTGGCGCGCAACGCGGGTAAGCCGCTACCCGAATCGGTCGGCCCCGTGATGACCCGCCGCAAGGTGGCGCAGAACCCGTTACTCGGCCCGGTCGTTCCGTTTCGACCGCGCGGTCAGTCGGGCCTGGAGATCAGCGACTTCCTGCCGCACATCGCCGAGCACGCCGACCAGTTGTGCGTATTGCGAGGCTGTCACGGAGACAGCGTCAACCACCCGCAATCGGTCTACCAGATGAACACCGGTAGCATCCTGATGGGCCGCCCAAGCCTGGGAAGCTGGATCACCTATGGGCTTGGCACCGAAAACGACAGCCTGCCCGCCTTCGTCGTGCTGGCCGATCCCGGCGGAGGCGTAAAGGGAGGCCCGCCGGCCTGGGGCAATGGCTATCTGCCGGCGACCTTCCAGGGAACGACCTTTCGCACCGGATCGACACCGATTGTCGATTTGCGTCCGCCGGCTGCGATGAGCACGGCCGAGCAGCGCGGCATGCTCGACTACCTGCGCACGATCAATGCGCGGCACGCGCAAGAGCGGCAGCATGACAGCGCGCTCGAAGCGCGGATCGCGGCCTACGAATTGGCGTATCGCATGCAGTCGGCCGCGCCCGACGTGGTGGACCTGGCGCGCGAAACTGCTGAGACGCAGGCGCTCTACGGCATTGGCGAGCGCGCCACCGACGAGTTCGGGCGACGATGCCTGCTCGCGCGCCGGATGGTCGAGCGCGGCGTCCGCTTCGTGCAACTTTATTCCGGCGACACCAACGGCTGGGATGCCCATAACGATGTTGTGAAGAACCACGGCGAGTACTGCCGCAAAACCGACAAACCGGTCGCCGGCCTGTTGACCGACCTGCGCCGGCGCGGGCTGCTCGACGAGACCCTTGTTATCTGGGGAGGCGAGTTCGGCCGCATGCCCATGAGCGAACAGGGCAAAGGGCGCGACCACAATCCCTGGGGCTACAGCATTTGGCTGGCCGGCGGCGGCGTGCGCGGCGGCTTCGCCTACGGGGCCACCGATCCGTTTGGTCTGCGCGCGGCCGAGGGAAAAGTACACGTACACGACTTGCACGCTACCGTGCTGCACTTGCTTGGTCTTAACCACGAAAGCCTGACCTTCTTGCACAACGGCCGTGAAGAGCGGCTGACCGACGTCGCCGGCCGCGTGGTGAAGGAGGTCCTGGCATGA
- a CDS encoding 7-carboxy-7-deazaguanine synthase QueE, with amino-acid sequence MRIAEIFRSRQGEGLLTGTDSVFIRTSGCNLRCWFCDTPYTSWAPEGTDLSVEEVLQRVGEHDTTHVVITGGEPMLLAELVPLSAELAAQGRHITIETAGTLDLPVTCDLMSISPKLSNSTPSRQEHPRWSGRHERTRHQPSVIRRLTADYAYQLKFVVDRPDDLAEVERYLAEFPEVDRSRVLLMPQGTDQAELAERAAWIAEYCEAAGFRYCPRKHIEWYGVVRGT; translated from the coding sequence GTGAGAATCGCCGAAATCTTCCGCTCGCGTCAGGGCGAAGGATTGCTCACGGGCACGGACAGCGTTTTCATTCGCACCAGCGGCTGCAACCTGCGCTGCTGGTTTTGCGACACGCCGTACACCAGTTGGGCGCCCGAGGGGACCGACCTGTCGGTCGAGGAAGTCTTGCAACGCGTCGGCGAGCACGACACGACGCACGTCGTTATCACCGGCGGCGAGCCGATGCTATTGGCTGAGCTCGTGCCGCTATCGGCCGAGCTGGCCGCGCAGGGACGCCATATCACGATCGAGACGGCTGGCACACTCGATCTGCCGGTTACTTGCGATCTGATGTCGATTAGCCCCAAGCTGTCCAACTCTACCCCATCACGCCAGGAGCATCCGCGTTGGAGCGGCCGGCACGAGCGGACCCGGCACCAGCCGTCGGTGATCCGCCGGCTAACGGCCGATTACGCGTACCAACTAAAATTCGTCGTCGATCGGCCGGACGATCTGGCGGAAGTCGAACGTTACCTGGCCGAGTTTCCCGAAGTCGACCGCTCGCGCGTGCTTCTCATGCCGCAAGGGACCGATCAGGCCGAACTTGCCGAGCGCGCTGCTTGGATTGCCGAGTACTGCGAAGCGGCCGGCTTCCGGTACTGCCCACGCAAGCACATTGAGTGGTATGGCGTGGTGCGCGGGACGTGA
- the queF gene encoding preQ(1) synthase, with translation MSADFRKTLETFANQYPDRPYTIEIVCPEFTSVCPKTGQPDFGTLTISYVPAAQCVELKSLKLYLQQFRNEGIFYEHATNRILDDLVAVLAPRQITLRAAFTPRGGISTTVTATHEASR, from the coding sequence ATGAGTGCCGACTTTCGTAAAACGCTGGAAACGTTCGCCAATCAATATCCCGATCGGCCGTACACGATCGAAATCGTCTGCCCGGAGTTCACGTCGGTGTGCCCCAAGACGGGCCAGCCGGACTTCGGCACGCTCACCATCAGTTACGTGCCGGCGGCCCAATGCGTGGAGCTGAAGAGCCTGAAGCTCTACTTGCAGCAGTTTCGCAACGAGGGCATTTTCTACGAACATGCCACGAATCGCATCCTCGACGACCTGGTGGCCGTGCTTGCCCCGCGACAAATCACGTTGCGGGCGGCCTTCACCCCGCGCGGCGGCATTTCGACCACCGTTACGGCCACGCACGAGGCAAGCCGGTAA